A stretch of the Paenibacillus dendritiformis genome encodes the following:
- a CDS encoding lytic polysaccharide monooxygenase, with protein MVLALVLAMIVFSGKALAHGYIDAPSSRADLCAKGVNKKCGFIIYEPQSLEARKGFPAAGPADGKIASADGAFPELDQQSATRWSKVGITPGTTTFHWTIEANHATTSWKYYITKQNWNPDEPLTRASFDLTPFCSVDYKGKQPPHSYSDTCEVPSRTGYQVILAVWEIADTANAFYNVIDVDFGGGSPTDPTPPAAPANLAVSNVTSTSAVLTWDASTDNAGVTGYKIFRGSTLAASTNGSTLTYTLTGLTPSTSYSYTVRAVDAAGNQSANSNAVTFTTLPPQPDTESPSAPSSLTASAITSSSVTLTWSASTDNVRVAGYRIYNGSALAGTTSGLSYTVSGLQPETSYTFTVAAFDAAGNTSPPSGALSVTTAPAPVAAPWAPNTAYAAGALVTYNGKTYEARVAHTSQAGWEPPNVPALWLLK; from the coding sequence ATGGTGCTCGCCCTCGTGCTCGCCATGATCGTGTTCTCCGGCAAGGCGCTTGCCCACGGTTACATCGATGCCCCAAGCAGCCGCGCCGACCTGTGCGCCAAGGGCGTCAACAAAAAATGCGGGTTCATCATCTATGAACCGCAGAGCCTGGAAGCGCGCAAAGGCTTCCCTGCCGCCGGTCCGGCCGACGGCAAGATCGCAAGCGCGGACGGCGCTTTTCCGGAGCTGGATCAGCAATCGGCCACCCGCTGGAGCAAGGTCGGCATTACGCCGGGAACGACGACGTTCCATTGGACCATTGAAGCCAATCATGCGACCACGAGCTGGAAGTACTACATCACGAAGCAGAATTGGAATCCGGATGAACCGCTCACCCGCGCTTCCTTCGACCTGACCCCGTTCTGCAGCGTCGATTACAAAGGCAAGCAGCCGCCTCATTCCTATTCGGATACATGCGAAGTCCCGAGCCGCACCGGCTATCAGGTCATTTTGGCGGTATGGGAAATTGCGGATACGGCGAATGCGTTCTACAATGTCATCGATGTGGACTTCGGGGGCGGTTCCCCGACCGATCCGACGCCTCCGGCCGCGCCGGCGAACCTGGCCGTATCGAACGTCACGTCTACGAGCGCCGTGCTGACATGGGATGCATCGACCGACAACGCAGGCGTCACGGGATATAAGATATTTAGAGGCTCCACGTTGGCGGCTTCGACGAACGGATCGACGTTAACCTATACCCTAACGGGCTTGACGCCGAGCACCTCCTATTCGTATACGGTCCGGGCCGTGGATGCCGCCGGCAATCAATCGGCCAACAGCAATGCCGTCACCTTCACCACCCTGCCCCCGCAGCCCGATACGGAGTCTCCTTCCGCGCCGTCATCCTTGACAGCATCCGCTATCACTTCGTCGAGCGTGACCTTGACCTGGAGCGCATCCACGGACAATGTCCGCGTTGCCGGGTACCGCATTTATAACGGATCTGCACTGGCGGGGACGACCAGCGGATTGAGCTACACCGTGTCCGGTCTGCAGCCGGAGACCTCCTATACGTTTACGGTTGCGGCGTTTGATGCCGCCGGCAACACATCCCCGCCCAGCGGCGCGTTGAGCGTAACGACAGCGCCCGCTCCTGTCGCCGCGCCTTGGGCTCCGAACACCGCGTATGCGGCAGGCGCGCTTGTCACTTACAACGGCAAGACGTATGAGGCGCGGGTCGCGCATACCTCGCAAGCCGGCTGGGAGCCGCCGAATGTCCCTGCCCTATGGCTGTTGAAATAA
- a CDS encoding LLM class flavin-dependent oxidoreductase has translation MELGISTFVETTPDVSTGTTISHAERLREVVEEIVLADQVGLDVYGVGEHHRRDFAASSPAVVLAAAASKTTNIRLTSAVMILSSADPVRVFQDFATLDGLSNGRAEIMVGRGSFLESFPLFGYDLDDYEELFDEKLELLLHIQKSENVSWSGKHRPAIPGLGIYPRPVQDPLPVWIGSAGSPESAIRAGALGLPFVLAIIGGVKPLDYASQVGLYKKAAAEAGHDVTRLPIASHSHGFVAKTQKEAIETFFPSTFARTNARAAEKGAPPYTRADYDAACSWEGALYVGDPETVARKIIHLRKHVGVTRFMLHMPHGTMPHEEVMEAIRLFGTEVAPRVREEVAGWEQPQ, from the coding sequence GTGGAACTAGGTATAAGCACGTTTGTCGAGACAACACCTGATGTCAGCACGGGAACAACGATAAGTCACGCGGAGCGGCTTCGTGAAGTAGTGGAGGAGATTGTTCTCGCGGATCAGGTAGGACTGGATGTATATGGGGTGGGCGAGCATCACCGCCGTGATTTTGCGGCATCATCTCCTGCGGTTGTATTAGCTGCTGCTGCATCTAAAACAACGAATATTCGGCTGACGAGCGCCGTTATGATTTTGTCATCTGCTGATCCCGTACGCGTATTTCAAGATTTTGCAACACTTGACGGCCTGTCTAATGGACGGGCAGAGATTATGGTCGGCCGAGGCTCCTTTCTCGAATCATTCCCCTTGTTCGGTTACGATCTGGACGATTATGAAGAGCTGTTCGATGAGAAGCTGGAGCTGCTGCTGCACATTCAGAAGTCGGAGAACGTAAGCTGGAGCGGGAAGCACCGCCCTGCGATTCCGGGTCTGGGCATCTATCCGCGCCCCGTACAGGATCCTTTGCCGGTCTGGATTGGAAGCGCAGGAAGTCCGGAATCGGCGATTCGTGCAGGGGCATTGGGACTTCCATTTGTTCTTGCCATTATCGGAGGAGTGAAGCCGCTCGACTACGCTTCACAGGTTGGGCTTTACAAGAAAGCGGCTGCTGAGGCTGGTCATGATGTAACCCGGTTGCCAATTGCTTCACATTCCCACGGTTTTGTTGCGAAGACTCAAAAAGAAGCAATCGAAACGTTCTTTCCGTCAACATTTGCAAGAACTAACGCAAGAGCCGCTGAAAAAGGTGCGCCCCCGTACACGAGAGCGGATTATGACGCGGCCTGCAGCTGGGAAGGCGCCCTATACGTTGGCGACCCGGAAACCGTAGCCCGAAAAATTATTCATCTTCGCAAGCATGTTGGCGTCACCAGATTCATGTTACATATGCCGCACGGTACTATGCCTCATGAAGAGGTCATGGAAGCGATACGGCTATTCGGAACGGAAGTAGCGCCTCGTGTAAGAGAAGAGGTAGCAGGTTGGGAGCAACCTCAATAG
- a CDS encoding NAD(P)H-dependent flavin oxidoreductase, which yields MSQQQFARIKERLAVPVIAAPMFLVSSPEMVIEGCKAGIVGSFPLLNARTPEILEEWMERIRSELAAARQEENEQPVAPWAVNLIVHRTNKRYEADLELIKKYQPPIVITSLGNPQAVVDIVHAYGGLVFADVIHLTHARKAADTGVDGLILVCNGAGGHAGTLNPVAFLSAVQEFWSGITIVAGCISRGRDIVAMEVLGADMVYMGTRFIATAETFASEAYRSMLMASNAEDLIYTDAFSGVHGNYLVPSIRKAGLDPDQLKKKDTMDFSFAQVSEAKAWKDIWSAGQGVGAIKRTAPIADVVAELREEYNQTYASLVSARKG from the coding sequence ATGTCGCAACAGCAATTCGCACGGATAAAAGAGCGGCTCGCAGTGCCTGTGATTGCCGCTCCGATGTTTCTGGTATCAAGCCCGGAAATGGTGATTGAAGGCTGCAAAGCCGGTATTGTTGGTTCGTTTCCTCTGCTGAACGCCCGTACGCCAGAAATTTTGGAAGAGTGGATGGAGCGGATTCGTTCAGAGCTGGCCGCAGCCCGGCAGGAGGAGAATGAACAGCCCGTAGCTCCCTGGGCCGTCAATCTGATCGTGCACCGGACGAACAAGCGCTACGAAGCGGATCTTGAGCTGATCAAGAAGTACCAGCCCCCGATTGTGATTACGTCGCTGGGGAATCCGCAAGCGGTTGTCGATATCGTGCATGCCTATGGGGGGCTTGTGTTTGCCGATGTGATCCATCTGACGCATGCGAGAAAAGCGGCCGATACGGGGGTCGATGGCTTAATACTCGTCTGCAACGGTGCGGGAGGGCATGCGGGAACGCTCAACCCGGTTGCTTTTCTGAGCGCGGTGCAAGAGTTCTGGAGCGGAATCACGATTGTCGCCGGCTGTATCTCCCGCGGGCGGGATATCGTGGCGATGGAGGTGCTCGGCGCCGATATGGTCTATATGGGGACGCGCTTTATCGCTACGGCCGAGACCTTTGCAAGTGAAGCTTATCGAAGCATGCTCATGGCATCGAATGCGGAAGATTTGATTTATACGGATGCGTTCAGCGGTGTCCATGGCAATTATCTCGTTCCGAGCATTCGCAAGGCAGGGCTTGATCCGGACCAATTGAAGAAGAAGGACACGATGGATTTTTCTTTTGCGCAAGTCAGCGAAGCAAAGGCATGGAAAGATATTTGGTCGGCCGGGCAAGGCGTGGGGGCGATCAAGCGGACGGCGCCCATTGCCGATGTCGTCGCCGAGCTGCGGGAGGAGTATAATCAAACCTACGCTTCTCTCGTCTCAGCCCGCAAGGGCTGA
- a CDS encoding SDR family NAD(P)-dependent oxidoreductase gives MAENRVAVITGGASGIGRETALKFARKGDRVVVADFNEQAGQATVDLIREQGGQAVFVKTDVSKLEEVEALVDRAVETFGRIDVMFNNAGIGRVTPVLDQNLKDYHDVINVNQHGVAYGIIAAGRKMRELGIKGVIINTASVFGFLASPGTFAYHATKGAVIMMTKSAALELAAYGIRVVAVAPGAVDTPIIQGYKDNGMLEAMKSKVMGNKLTQPEQVADAVYLMSLEEAGAINGSVVMADEGYASFK, from the coding sequence ATGGCCGAGAACAGAGTAGCCGTTATCACCGGAGGAGCAAGCGGAATCGGCAGGGAGACGGCGTTGAAATTCGCGCGGAAGGGCGACCGCGTCGTAGTCGCGGACTTCAATGAACAAGCCGGGCAAGCCACGGTCGATCTGATTCGGGAGCAGGGCGGACAAGCCGTCTTTGTCAAGACGGACGTATCCAAGCTGGAAGAGGTGGAGGCCTTGGTGGACCGGGCGGTCGAGACATTCGGCCGCATTGATGTCATGTTCAATAATGCCGGCATCGGACGGGTTACGCCGGTGCTTGACCAGAATCTGAAGGATTATCATGATGTCATCAACGTGAACCAGCACGGAGTAGCCTATGGGATTATCGCGGCCGGGCGCAAGATGAGAGAGCTGGGCATCAAGGGCGTCATTATCAATACCGCTTCGGTATTCGGCTTCCTGGCTTCGCCGGGAACGTTCGCTTACCACGCGACGAAGGGCGCCGTCATCATGATGACCAAATCGGCGGCGCTGGAGCTGGCGGCTTACGGCATTCGCGTCGTGGCGGTCGCGCCGGGCGCAGTGGATACGCCGATTATTCAGGGCTACAAGGATAACGGCATGTTGGAGGCGATGAAATCCAAAGTCATGGGCAATAAATTGACGCAGCCCGAGCAAGTGGCCGATGCGGTCTATTTGATGTCTCTCGAGGAAGCCGGCGCGATTAACGGCAGTGTCGTGATGGCGGATGAAGGGTATGCTTCCTTCAAGTAA
- a CDS encoding endonuclease/exonuclease/phosphatase family protein codes for MMLHNEDQSLRCMSFNIRYGSDNIEDGEKRWSRRADMVASMIRFHRADTVGLQEALRHQIADLERMLPDFGWVGKGRDDGADGGEFCAVFYRKSRLEPVGTGTFWLSETPETPGRLGWDAACPRIVTWVRFEDKLTGTRFMHFNTHFDHVGTVAMEQSARLLLNRIATREERCPVIVTGDFNCTETSVPYGILTGAGAGASSGALRDARGAAQHPHFGPSFTFHGFELQRLIECLYRDGECFKGDNGEDLDSPIDYIFVNEQVRVLQYGVLADQANGRFPSDHMPVVADILWSERQ; via the coding sequence ATGATGCTACATAATGAGGACCAATCATTGCGATGCATGTCTTTTAACATTCGGTATGGTAGCGATAACATTGAGGATGGGGAGAAGAGATGGAGCCGCAGAGCGGATATGGTCGCCAGCATGATCCGCTTTCACCGCGCGGATACGGTCGGCCTCCAGGAAGCGCTGCGCCATCAAATCGCCGATCTGGAACGCATGCTGCCTGATTTCGGCTGGGTAGGCAAGGGGAGAGACGATGGCGCCGATGGAGGGGAATTCTGCGCGGTATTCTATCGCAAGAGCCGCTTGGAGCCGGTCGGCACTGGGACATTCTGGCTGTCCGAGACGCCGGAGACTCCCGGGCGCCTTGGCTGGGACGCCGCCTGCCCGCGCATCGTGACGTGGGTTCGATTTGAGGATAAGCTGACGGGAACGCGGTTCATGCATTTCAATACTCATTTCGATCATGTAGGGACGGTCGCGATGGAGCAGAGCGCGCGCTTGCTGCTGAACCGGATCGCGACGCGGGAAGAACGATGCCCCGTCATCGTCACAGGGGACTTCAACTGCACGGAAACCTCCGTGCCGTACGGGATCCTTACCGGAGCCGGGGCCGGGGCCAGCTCTGGCGCGTTGCGGGACGCGCGCGGCGCGGCGCAGCATCCGCATTTCGGACCGTCGTTCACGTTCCACGGGTTTGAGCTTCAGCGGCTGATCGAATGCCTGTACCGGGACGGCGAATGCTTCAAAGGCGATAATGGGGAGGATCTTGACTCGCCGATCGATTATATTTTCGTCAATGAACAGGTCAGGGTACTGCAATACGGGGTTCTGGCGGATCAGGCGAACGGCCGCTTCCCTTCGGATCATATGCCGGTTGTGGCCGATATTCTGTGGTCTGAACGGCAGTAG
- a CDS encoding LysR family transcriptional regulator produces MNLEQLEYIVQVAKTGSFTKAAEQSHVTLSAISQSISLLEAEWGVSLFHRSRGLGAVPTPEGRALIVKANEALDALRELKAEAQSYSDALSGRLRIATIPGPMHLLVRVVSSFKRDYPGVKVEIMEKGPKEILELLKHDQIDIGLIALPESLLHQQRGLVFERLLEGKMVVGVNEQSPLRLESAITPDKLAKQTFVLYDDVHIRNFMDQFAAAYGEVDILFISNNTQAIYNAVNEGIAVTIGLEYSFKEDGEHILTLPLESPSSEPVYYGWVHPEEKHIARAAKRFLNRLQAEL; encoded by the coding sequence ATGAATCTCGAACAACTGGAGTACATTGTCCAAGTTGCCAAAACCGGGTCATTTACGAAAGCGGCGGAGCAATCGCATGTCACGCTGTCGGCGATAAGCCAATCCATCTCCTTGCTGGAAGCGGAATGGGGCGTCAGCCTGTTCCACCGCTCGCGCGGGCTGGGAGCGGTTCCGACGCCGGAAGGCAGAGCCCTTATCGTCAAGGCGAATGAAGCGCTTGACGCCCTCCGGGAGCTCAAGGCCGAAGCCCAATCCTACAGCGACGCCTTGAGCGGACGATTGCGCATCGCCACCATCCCGGGACCGATGCATTTATTGGTGCGTGTCGTCTCGAGCTTCAAGCGGGATTATCCGGGGGTGAAGGTGGAGATTATGGAGAAGGGCCCGAAGGAAATATTGGAGCTGCTGAAGCATGACCAGATTGACATTGGATTAATCGCCCTGCCGGAAAGCTTGCTCCATCAACAACGGGGCCTCGTCTTCGAACGGCTGTTGGAAGGTAAAATGGTAGTCGGGGTCAATGAACAGTCCCCCCTTCGCCTGGAGAGCGCGATAACCCCCGATAAATTGGCGAAGCAGACATTCGTGCTCTATGACGACGTGCATATCCGGAACTTCATGGATCAGTTTGCCGCGGCCTACGGCGAGGTTGACATTCTGTTCATCAGCAACAATACGCAGGCGATTTACAATGCCGTCAACGAAGGGATCGCGGTGACGATCGGACTCGAATATTCGTTCAAGGAGGACGGAGAGCACATCCTTACGCTGCCGCTGGAATCCCCGAGCAGCGAACCGGTTTATTACGGATGGGTGCATCCGGAGGAGAAGCATATCGCGCGGGCGGCGAAGCGATTTCTGAACAGGCTTCAGGCCGAGCTCTAA